The genomic window CCTTTCCTAATTTCAAAGACCACATATTTTTTCCCATCTGCAGGTGCATTGACCATATATGTAGCTGATAGAAGTTTTTTTGTTAATTTAATTACATCTTCTTTTTTATATGGCTTTAAAATATAATCATAACAATGGACTTCCTTAAAAGCTTGAATCATATATTGAACATGAGTAGTCAAAAAAACAATCCAGCTAAATTTATAGTTAGATATCTTCCTAAGTTCTAATGCAAGATCTAATCCTGAAGAACTTTCTAAAAAAACATCTATAAAAAACAGATTTATAAAAACTTTATTTGCAATTTTTAATGCTTCATCTTTATCGTGTGCTTCATAAATTTTTAAATTATCATTTGTTTCTTTTAGCATAATTTTTAAATTTCGTCGTTGCTTAATATCATCTTCCACTAAAAGAATAGTTTTCATTAATAATCCATCCTCATATAATATTTTATAAATTATAGGTTTTAATTATATATAAACATAAAAATATCCTCTATTCTTTTTATAATCGGATAGAAGATAAATATCTTAACTATTTATTTGAAAAAAAATAAATAATTTACAAATTATTAATTTTTAAAATAAATTTTACAAATTATTCAATA from Clostridium sp. MB40-C1 includes these protein-coding regions:
- a CDS encoding LytTR family DNA-binding domain-containing protein, whose amino-acid sequence is MKTILLVEDDIKQRRNLKIMLKETNDNLKIYEAHDKDEALKIANKVFINLFFIDVFLESSSGLDLALELRKISNYKFSWIVFLTTHVQYMIQAFKEVHCYDYILKPYKKEDVIKLTKKLLSATYMVNAPADGKKYVVFEIRKGFSVKIYIDQIIFIEVNLSICTIHTKQGKYKIKRLSLKKALKLIDCQDIIQCHKSFAVNINYIKKIESISIKLNSISFDNYDEKALLGYKFKNILEEKFK